The Medicago truncatula cultivar Jemalong A17 chromosome 4, MtrunA17r5.0-ANR, whole genome shotgun sequence genome includes a region encoding these proteins:
- the LOC25493553 gene encoding probable purine permease 11 produces the protein MEIIQDLHPQSTTTTTEEKNEEPQHQRLRDFKWWFRVSLYIVFLLVGQSTANLLGRLYYDKGGNSKWMATFVQSAGFPILLPLYFIFTPHAKSTNINANIDSSKKTKPKLSTIVSLYIFFGLLLAGDNLMYSNGLLYLSLSTYSLLCATQLAFNAVFSYFLNSQKFTAFIFNSVVLLTISSALLAINNDDSEDSTNLPKDKRVLGFVFTLGASVTFSLYLSLVQLSFDKVIKSETFSVILDMQFYPSFVATCACVVGLFASGEWKSLNKEMKEYELGKVSYIMTLFWTAVTWQVSSIGMLGLVLDVSSLFSNVIGTVVLPVGPILAVIFFHDKINGVKFIALMLAIWGFLSYIYQHYLDDKKAKANESHLPQVSRGEVEIC, from the exons ATGGAGATAATTCAGGATCTGCACCCACAATCAACTACAACTACTACAG aggaaaaaaatgaagaaccTCAACATCAAAGATTAAGAGATTTCAAATGGTGGTTTCGTGTATCTCTCTACATAGTATTTCTTTTGGTAGGTCAATCTACAGCCAATCTTCTGGGAAGACTATATTATGACAAAGGTGGTAATAGTAAATGGATGGCAACATTTGTTCAATCAGCTGGATTCCCTATACTACTTCCACTCTATTTTATCTTCACACCACATGCTAAATCTACCAACATAAATGCCAATATTGATTCCTCcaaaaaaaccaaaccaaaattaTCCACCATTGTTTCTCTTTACATATTTTTTGGCTTACTTTTAGCAGGGGACAATTTGATGTATTCCAATGGACTTCTATATCTTTCACTTTCCACCTATTCTTTACTATGTGCAACACAATTAGCCTTCAATGCAGTATTTTCTTATTTCCTTAATTCCCAAAAGTTCACAGCATTCATATTCAATTCTGTAGTTCTGCTTACTATTTCGTCTGCCCTACTTGCCATCAATAACGACGATTCTGAGGACTCGACGAATCTTCCTAAAGATAAGCGAGTACTTGGATTCGTCTTCACCCTTGGTGCATCtgttacattttctttataTCTTTCCCTTGTGCAGCTTTCTTTTGACAAAGTTATAAAAAGCGAAACCTTTTCTGTTATATTAGACATGCAATTTTACCCTTCTTTCGTCGCTACTTGTGCTTGTGTTGTTGGGTTGTTTGCAAGTGGAGAATGGAAAAGTTTGAATAAGGAGATGAAGGAATATGAACTGGGAAAGGTGTCATATATAATGACTTTGTTTTGGACTGCTGTGACATGGCAAGTATCTTCCATTGGTATGTTAGGGTTAGTTTTAGATGTATCTTCATTGTTCTCAAATGTAATAGGTACAGTGGTACTTCCCGTAGGTCCTATCCTTGCTGTTATTTTCTTCCATGACAAAATTAATGGGGTGAAGTTTATAGCTTTGATGTTAGCAATATGGGGATTTCTTTCCTATATTTATCAACATTATCTAGATGACAAAAAAGCCAAAGCAAATGAATCTCATCTTCCTCAGGTTTCAAGGGGTGAGGTAGAAATTTGCTGA